The genomic interval ACGCTGATCTGGCGGCTGGAGATCACGCAGGTCAGGGACTGGCCGTCCTTGTGCTGGACGATGATCGCCACGTTGCTCAGGCCCTGCTCGCGGATCACCCGCTCGATGCGCTGCAGGCTCTTGGCCGAGGCGTCCCACAGGCCGATGTCTTCGGCGGTGCGGCCGATCACGTCGGCGGCGCTCCAGCCGAAGGTCTGGCTGAAGCTGGAGTTGATCTCGATGAATTCGCCGGTTTCCTGGCGGGTCACGCAGATCGGGTCGGGGCTGACCTGGAACAGCGTGGCGAATTTCTCTTCGGACGCCACCAGGCGCTGTTCGCGTTCGACCTGATCGGTGATGTCCAGCAGGGTGCCGGCCATGCGCAGGGGCACGCCGTTCTCGTCGCGGTAGAGGCGGGCGCGGCTTTCCAGGTAACGGGAACTGCCGTCGGGCAACTGCACGCGGTAGGTCAGCTGATAATTGCCCGCCGGGCCTTCGCGCAGGCTGCGGTAGGCGTCGCGCATGCTGTCGCGCTCCTCGCCGGGCACGCCTTCGAAGAACTCCTCGAACGATTCGTGGAAGGGCTTGGGCTCCAGGCCGTGCAGTTGCGCCGCCCGGGCCGAGCCGTAGAGCATGCCGGTGGGGATGTCCCAGTCCCAGGTGCCCAGCTGCGCCGAGTCCAGGGCCAGGTCCAGGCGCTCCTGGCTGTCCTTGAGGGCGTGCTCGGCGGCTTTGCGTTCGGTGGTGTCGAGGAACGTGCTGAGCAGGTACGGCTGGCCTTCGAGCTCGACCTTCTGCGCGCTGAGGATGCCGTCGTGGATCTGGCCGTTGCTGGCGCGAAACTGTACCTCGCGGCTGACCAGCTCGCCCTTGGCCTTGGTGGCCTTGACCAGCTCCGCCCGCTGCTCCGGGTGCACCCACAGGCCCAGTTCCAGGGTGGTGCGGCCGATGGCGTCCTGCACGGGCCAGCCGAACAGGCTTTCGAAATACTGGTTGGCTTCGCTGATCAGGCCGTCTTCCTGGCGGGTCAGCAGCACCATGTTGGGGCACAGGTGAAACAGTGTGGCGAAACGTTTCTCGGAACTGGTGAGGGCCTGTTCCCGCTGGCGCTGGTGGGTGATTTCGCGGATCACCCCGATCATTCGGGGCCGGCCGTGCTTGTCCGGCAGCAGGCTGCCGTTGATCTCCAGCCAGTGCAGGCTGCCGTCGGGCCAGCGGATGCGGTGGTGCATGGCCTGTTCCAGCGGGGCGCCGGCGATCACGGCATGGAAGGCGCGGACGGTCTTGGCCCGGTCTTCCGGCGGCAGCAGGTCGAGGTATTCCAGGTCTTCGGGCAGCGGTTGCCGCGGATCGAAGCCGAACAGCGCCTGGGTGCCGCGCGACCAGCTGATCTTGCCGCGCTCGATGTCCCAGTACCAGGCGCCCAGCCGCGCGCCGTTGAGCGCCGCCAGCAGCTGCGGCGCGCTTTCCCAGCTCTGCTCGGAACGCCGCGGGTCAATGGCCTGAATGCGTGGCATCGGCGGAATACGGTCGACAGATTTCGGCATTGTTGACGGGCCTTGAGCTAATTTGGGCGTTAGGCACAGGGAAAGGCGGCTCTATAGGAGTAGCACAAGTTAGCCGTGAGTCCCTGGCAGATCGATTTGTGCATCCAGCAGGGCCATGAAGGCCCGCGCGGCGTTCGACAGCGTCCGTTCGGTGTGCAGGATATAGCCTAGCTGGCGACTGAGCTGTATGCCCGGCAAAGGTATGCGCGCCACCTGATCGTCGAGCATGGTGCGCGGCAGCACGCTCCAGGCGAGGCCGATGGAGACCATCATCTTGATGGTTTCCAGATAGTTGGTGCTCATGGCGATGTTCGGCGTCAGGCCCTGGGCCTCGAACAGCTTCTGCACGATGTGGTGGGTGAAGGTGTTGCCGCCGGGGAACACTGCCGGATGGCCGGCGATGTCCGCCAGGTTGACGGCGCCGTTGCCGAGCAGCGAATGCTCCGGGGCGACCACGAAATCCAGTGGGTCGTCCCACACCGGCGTGGCCTTGACCAGCGCGTGGGGCTCCGGGGCCAGGGTGATGACCGCCAGTTCGGCCCGGCCGTGGAGGATTTCCTCGTAGGCCACTTCCGAATCGAGGAACTGAATGTCCAGCGCGACCTGTGGGTAACGGCGGGTGAATTCGCGCAGCAGCGGCGGCAGGCGGTGCAGGCCGATGTGGTGGCTGGTGGCCAGGGTCAGGCGGCCGCCGACTTCGCCGGTCAGGTTGGTCAG from Pseudomonas ekonensis carries:
- a CDS encoding LysR family transcriptional regulator, which gives rise to MDLANLNAFIAIAETGSFSGAGERLHLTQPAVSKRIAGLEQQLKVRLFDRLGREVGLTEAGRALLPRAYQILNVLDDTRRALTNLTGEVGGRLTLATSHHIGLHRLPPLLREFTRRYPQVALDIQFLDSEVAYEEILHGRAELAVITLAPEPHALVKATPVWDDPLDFVVAPEHSLLGNGAVNLADIAGHPAVFPGGNTFTHHIVQKLFEAQGLTPNIAMSTNYLETIKMMVSIGLAWSVLPRTMLDDQVARIPLPGIQLSRQLGYILHTERTLSNAARAFMALLDAQIDLPGTHG